The bacterium genome includes a region encoding these proteins:
- a CDS encoding M20/M25/M40 family metallo-hydrolase — MDADLTATIRRAGEEIAPDVAARLQAGVRIDSVNPAHGGAHGEGPFQTMFAGELERLGCRVETWEPDAQALAEQYPFIRPVLPAQGFHGRPNVVAWAPSADRPVGRSAHLILNSHADTVGAGDPAAWPSPPFAAAITGGHLIGLGAADAKGALFTFLGALTILRTAGLIPRRPVAFQSVVDEEAGGAGTLDCIRRGYTAGAAVVGEPTGLAVCPGSRGSATLVMRIAGRRAHPGEGWRGVNAVRQAWRYVEALEALRAELDRTAMHPLWRPLPAGHVWNLLALNSGPAGPAVPEACELHYNAGMIGGERVPDMRRTIEDAIARVTAADPWTVDHPPRLRWLDRPMDPAVTDPDHPAVTAFAAAGRALGETPAVQGFSAITDARYLVNTGGIPTINFGPGEIHRCHSPEEMLPVDDLRRAMTWVAVFVADYCGVARRP; from the coding sequence CGGATCGACAGCGTGAACCCCGCGCACGGGGGAGCGCACGGCGAGGGGCCGTTTCAGACGATGTTCGCCGGCGAGCTCGAACGGCTCGGCTGCCGCGTGGAGACCTGGGAGCCCGACGCGCAGGCGCTGGCCGAGCAGTATCCGTTCATCCGGCCTGTGCTGCCGGCGCAGGGATTCCACGGCCGGCCGAACGTCGTCGCCTGGGCGCCCTCGGCGGACCGGCCCGTGGGCCGCTCCGCCCACCTCATCCTGAACAGCCACGCGGACACCGTGGGCGCGGGTGATCCGGCGGCGTGGCCGTCGCCGCCGTTTGCGGCCGCGATCACCGGCGGACACCTGATCGGGCTCGGCGCGGCCGACGCGAAGGGCGCGCTTTTCACGTTTCTCGGCGCGCTGACGATCCTCCGCACGGCGGGCCTCATCCCGCGGAGGCCGGTCGCGTTCCAATCCGTCGTGGACGAGGAAGCCGGCGGCGCCGGGACGCTCGACTGTATCCGCCGCGGATACACGGCGGGCGCGGCGGTGGTAGGCGAGCCGACCGGGCTCGCCGTTTGTCCCGGCTCCCGCGGCTCGGCGACCCTCGTGATGCGCATCGCCGGACGCCGGGCCCACCCGGGCGAGGGCTGGCGCGGCGTCAACGCCGTCCGGCAGGCGTGGCGCTACGTGGAGGCGCTCGAGGCGCTCCGCGCGGAACTGGATCGCACGGCGATGCATCCGTTGTGGCGGCCGCTTCCCGCCGGCCACGTGTGGAATCTGCTGGCGCTGAACTCGGGCCCGGCCGGCCCGGCCGTCCCCGAGGCGTGCGAACTCCACTACAACGCCGGCATGATCGGCGGCGAGCGCGTCCCCGACATGCGGCGCACGATCGAGGACGCGATCGCCCGCGTGACCGCGGCCGATCCGTGGACGGTCGACCATCCGCCGCGGCTGCGGTGGCTGGACCGTCCGATGGATCCGGCGGTCACGGATCCGGACCATCCGGCGGTGACGGCCTTCGCCGCCGCGGGCCGCGCGCTCGGCGAAACCCCGGCGGTCCAGGGATTCTCGGCGATCACGGACGCCCGCTACCTCGTCAATACGGGCGGGATCCCGACGATCAACTTCGGACCGGGCGAGATTCACCGCTGTCACAGCCCCGAAGAGATGCTGCCGGTCGACGACCTGCGCCGGGCGATGACGTGGGTCGCCGTCTTCGTCGCGGACTATTGCGGCGTCGCGCGCCGGCCCTGA
- a CDS encoding type II CAAX endopeptidase family protein translates to MGQANVTSRRSRPVFAERFPHSWRWPIAPRFLALVSLAAALLVFADARRKMRRLPAALWAIAAVAMVGAAVPLYLIVRPSGRATWGLVEVAGVTLFFAGTLPLAGLLLPRAAGGLPPFWLVIVLAVAQNAFFVAAGVYLAVVKYRQPLAALGLRAGDARRRVLQGLGASVAAVVGNGLGQNLTVFVLALGMGQAAATKYVSSEQQHSPIYRMMPQLHAGVEITLLALIVGVVVPVGEEIFFRGLVLGALRRALHRHTAVVVSALFFAAAHLQAVELLPILILGLVLGYLYEITGSLVPGMIAHGLNNLAALFLFYQGPSIGG, encoded by the coding sequence GTGGGACAAGCGAACGTCACCTCGCGCAGGTCTCGCCCCGTATTCGCCGAACGTTTCCCGCACTCCTGGAGGTGGCCCATCGCACCGCGATTTCTCGCGCTGGTCTCGCTCGCCGCCGCCCTGCTGGTCTTCGCCGATGCCCGCCGCAAGATGCGCCGCCTGCCCGCGGCGCTGTGGGCGATCGCGGCCGTGGCGATGGTCGGCGCGGCGGTGCCACTCTACCTCATCGTCCGGCCGTCGGGACGCGCCACCTGGGGCCTCGTGGAGGTCGCCGGGGTGACGCTCTTTTTCGCGGGGACGCTGCCGCTCGCGGGCCTGCTGCTGCCCCGCGCCGCCGGCGGGCTCCCGCCGTTCTGGCTCGTCATCGTGCTCGCCGTCGCGCAGAACGCGTTCTTCGTCGCGGCGGGCGTGTACCTCGCCGTCGTGAAGTACCGGCAGCCCCTCGCCGCGCTCGGCCTGCGGGCCGGCGACGCGCGGCGCCGCGTGCTCCAGGGCCTCGGTGCGTCGGTCGCGGCCGTGGTCGGCAACGGCCTCGGGCAAAACCTGACGGTGTTCGTGCTGGCGCTCGGCATGGGCCAGGCCGCGGCAACGAAATACGTGAGCAGCGAACAGCAGCACAGCCCGATCTATCGAATGATGCCGCAGCTGCACGCCGGCGTCGAGATCACGCTGCTCGCGCTCATCGTCGGCGTCGTCGTGCCGGTCGGCGAGGAGATCTTCTTCCGCGGCCTCGTGCTCGGCGCCCTGCGGCGCGCGCTCCACAGGCACACCGCGGTGGTGGTGAGCGCCCTGTTCTTCGCCGCGGCGCACCTGCAGGCCGTGGAGTTGCTGCCGATCCTGATCCTCGGCCTCGTCCTCGGGTATCTGTACGAGATCACCGGCTCGCTGGTCCCCGGCATGATCGCGCACGGCCTGAACAATCTCGCCGCGCTCTTCCTGTTCTACCAGGGCCCGTCGATCGGCGGCTGA
- a CDS encoding YbaB/EbfC family nucleoid-associated protein: MQKMMKQVQKMQEDMARVQEALAQERVEATAGGGVVRAVANGHGDLLEVKIDPAAVDPGDVSLLEDLVLAAVGEALRKARELAAERMKAITGGLQLPGLPGVGS, translated from the coding sequence ATGCAGAAGATGATGAAGCAAGTGCAGAAAATGCAGGAGGACATGGCCCGCGTCCAGGAGGCCCTGGCCCAGGAGCGGGTCGAGGCGACCGCGGGCGGCGGCGTGGTGCGGGCCGTCGCGAACGGCCACGGCGATCTGCTCGAGGTTAAGATCGATCCGGCCGCCGTCGATCCGGGCGACGTCTCGCTGCTGGAGGATCTGGTGCTCGCCGCGGTCGGCGAGGCGCTTCGAAAGGCGCGGGAGCTGGCCGCGGAGCGGATGAAGGCCATCACCGGCGGCCTGCAGCTGCCGGGCCTGCCCGGCGTGGGCTCCTAG
- the dnaX gene encoding DNA polymerase III subunit gamma/tau, with product MSFYRKWRPQTFEDVVGQERVTRTLQNAIAAGRIVHAYLFCGHRGSGKTTTARILAKCLNCVRGPTPTPDNVCPSCVAIGNGSSLDVIEIDAASNRGIDEIRDLREKVRLVPVAGRYKVYIIDEAHMLTTEAANALLKTLEEPPPHAVLVLVTTEPHRLPTTITSRTQRFDFKRIPQAAIVERLRTIAAAESLEVDDDALHLIARAADGALRDAEGLLDQLNAFCRGKITKPDVLAVLGVVDEEVAHNLAQAIIDGDAGACLVLAGRLIDEGRDVRQVLRTLVDQFRDLLVVAVMRHAEDLVETTEQRLEALRAQAARLAPGAIAQYIRVFAAAEAEARAATQPRVVLEMALLRAARPELDPSLETLAARVAALEQGAGVTPPHAAGTPPPAPDRPAEKPAAKPGRKAPPRSAAPASPASPGAAASSPAPAAVSAPAPAVGSSVPPGAPLTIDGLRARWPAVMDDVKQRTRAVHAYLLESAPRGVAGDEVVLGVRHPFHLERLEEPKNRVVVADALTRVLGAAVRPRFMLDETAETVALAAETSAPGEGALVDEAVRRFGNPVQEVRRLE from the coding sequence GTGTCCTTCTACCGCAAGTGGCGCCCGCAGACGTTCGAGGACGTCGTCGGCCAGGAGCGCGTGACCCGCACGCTGCAGAACGCCATCGCCGCCGGCCGGATCGTGCACGCGTATCTGTTCTGCGGCCATCGCGGCAGCGGCAAGACGACGACCGCGCGCATTCTCGCCAAGTGCCTCAACTGCGTGCGCGGCCCGACGCCGACGCCGGACAACGTCTGTCCGTCCTGCGTCGCGATCGGCAACGGCTCCTCGCTCGACGTCATCGAGATCGACGCCGCGAGCAACCGGGGCATCGACGAGATCCGCGACCTGCGCGAGAAGGTGCGCCTCGTCCCGGTCGCGGGCCGCTACAAGGTCTACATCATCGACGAAGCGCACATGCTCACGACCGAGGCGGCCAACGCGCTGCTGAAGACGCTCGAGGAGCCGCCGCCGCACGCGGTGCTGGTGCTCGTGACGACCGAGCCGCACCGGCTGCCGACGACGATCACCTCGCGGACCCAGCGCTTCGACTTCAAGCGCATCCCGCAGGCCGCGATCGTCGAGCGGCTGCGCACGATCGCCGCGGCCGAGTCGCTCGAGGTCGACGACGACGCGCTCCATCTCATCGCGCGCGCCGCCGACGGCGCGCTGCGCGATGCGGAGGGGCTGCTCGACCAGCTCAACGCGTTCTGCCGGGGCAAGATCACCAAGCCGGACGTGCTCGCGGTGCTCGGCGTCGTCGACGAGGAGGTCGCGCACAACCTGGCGCAGGCGATCATCGACGGGGATGCCGGTGCGTGCCTCGTCCTCGCCGGCCGGCTCATCGACGAGGGGCGGGACGTCCGGCAAGTCCTCCGGACCCTCGTCGACCAGTTTCGGGACCTGCTCGTGGTCGCGGTGATGCGGCATGCCGAGGATCTCGTCGAGACGACCGAGCAGCGGCTCGAGGCGCTTCGCGCGCAGGCGGCGCGCCTCGCGCCCGGCGCCATCGCCCAGTACATCCGCGTCTTTGCCGCGGCGGAAGCGGAAGCCCGGGCCGCGACGCAGCCCCGCGTCGTCCTCGAGATGGCGCTGCTGCGGGCGGCGCGGCCCGAACTCGACCCGTCGTTGGAAACGCTCGCCGCGCGCGTTGCCGCGCTGGAGCAGGGCGCGGGTGTGACCCCGCCGCACGCGGCCGGCACGCCGCCGCCGGCGCCGGACCGGCCCGCGGAGAAACCCGCGGCCAAGCCGGGCCGAAAGGCCCCGCCGCGATCCGCGGCGCCGGCCTCGCCCGCCTCCCCCGGGGCCGCGGCATCCTCGCCGGCGCCGGCCGCCGTGTCCGCGCCGGCGCCCGCGGTCGGTTCGTCTGTGCCGCCCGGCGCGCCGCTGACGATCGACGGCCTGCGCGCGCGGTGGCCGGCCGTGATGGACGACGTCAAGCAGCGCACGCGCGCGGTGCACGCCTACCTGCTCGAGAGCGCGCCGCGCGGGGTCGCCGGCGACGAGGTCGTGCTCGGCGTCCGCCATCCGTTCCACCTGGAGCGGCTCGAAGAGCCCAAGAATCGCGTCGTCGTCGCCGACGCGCTCACGCGCGTGCTCGGGGCGGCGGTTCGCCCGCGGTTCATGCTCGACGAGACGGCGGAAACGGTCGCGCTCGCCGCGGAGACGTCCGCCCCGGGGGAGGGGGCGCTCGTCGACGAAGCGGTCCGGCGCTTCGGCAACCCGGTCCAAGAAGTCCGCCGTCTGGAGTGA